In Pseudobacter ginsenosidimutans, the following are encoded in one genomic region:
- a CDS encoding glycoside hydrolase family 9 protein, protein MLHKTYPFRVRKKYFTWILPVLFPFAAAMAQNADSAWIRINQLGYTPAGVKVAVYGSKGTGSISTFHLVDSATGKKVLSKTAGRAMGAYGPFQQTWRLNFSSYTRPGTYYLQSGKTRSPFFRIGKDVYDGAADFCLRYMRQQRSGFNPFLKDSCHMYDGFTLYGPMPDSTFVPVSGGWHDASDYLQYSTTSANATSHLLMAWRDFPSVFTDHHAANGLPGSNGIADVLDEARWGLDWLLKMHPKDEWMFNQIADDRDHAGMRIPGLDTMYGRGYERPVYFISGEPQVRGKFMNNTTGTSSTAGKFASAFAIASGIYKNIDHDFSKLMQYKAGTAYQFALRKPGVTQTASVKSPYIYAEDNWVDDMEFAAATLQRNGEAMHYARQEPVTPWLGDDTAKHYQWYPFINLGHYELGRNLKGKQRDSVLQYYRTGIVRVWNKAKTNAFYRGIPFIWCSNNLTTSFAIQCYWYRQLTNDQQFRELEQANFDWLFGCNPWGTSMVYGLPANGDTPVDPHAAFTHLMKAPIDGGLVDGPVYGNIYNNLIGIRLNNPDTYAPFQSQLAVYHDDYGDYSTNEPTMDGTASLVYLLAAFQWAAGK, encoded by the coding sequence ATGTTGCATAAAACATATCCGTTCCGGGTCAGGAAGAAATACTTTACCTGGATATTGCCTGTATTATTCCCGTTTGCTGCTGCCATGGCCCAGAATGCCGACTCTGCCTGGATCCGCATCAATCAGCTTGGTTACACACCTGCCGGTGTAAAAGTAGCCGTGTATGGAAGCAAGGGTACAGGATCGATCAGCACATTCCACCTGGTGGATTCAGCAACCGGTAAAAAAGTCCTCAGTAAAACAGCAGGCAGGGCGATGGGCGCTTACGGTCCTTTTCAGCAGACATGGCGCTTGAATTTTTCTTCCTATACCAGGCCCGGCACATACTATTTACAGTCGGGTAAGACCAGGTCGCCCTTTTTCAGGATAGGAAAAGATGTGTACGATGGTGCGGCCGATTTCTGTTTGCGTTATATGCGCCAGCAGCGGTCTGGTTTCAACCCTTTTCTGAAAGACAGCTGTCATATGTACGATGGCTTCACCTTATACGGTCCGATGCCGGACAGCACATTCGTTCCTGTGAGTGGAGGCTGGCATGATGCCAGTGATTACCTGCAGTATTCCACTACTTCCGCCAATGCCACTTCGCATTTGCTGATGGCCTGGCGGGATTTTCCTTCTGTGTTCACCGATCATCATGCAGCCAATGGATTGCCCGGTAGTAACGGTATTGCCGATGTGCTGGATGAGGCCAGGTGGGGGCTCGACTGGCTACTTAAAATGCATCCGAAAGATGAGTGGATGTTCAACCAGATCGCGGACGACAGGGACCATGCAGGAATGCGCATACCCGGCCTCGATACTATGTATGGCCGTGGATATGAGCGTCCGGTTTACTTCATCAGCGGTGAGCCACAGGTGAGGGGCAAATTCATGAACAATACTACCGGTACATCCAGTACGGCTGGCAAATTTGCCAGTGCGTTCGCCATTGCATCCGGTATCTATAAGAACATCGATCATGACTTTAGTAAATTGATGCAATACAAAGCCGGCACTGCTTACCAGTTCGCTTTGCGTAAGCCCGGTGTTACGCAAACCGCTTCGGTGAAATCTCCATATATCTATGCGGAGGACAACTGGGTGGATGATATGGAATTTGCAGCAGCCACTTTGCAACGCAATGGTGAGGCTATGCATTATGCAAGGCAGGAGCCGGTTACACCCTGGCTTGGCGACGATACCGCCAAACATTACCAGTGGTATCCCTTCATCAACCTGGGCCATTATGAACTGGGCAGGAACCTGAAAGGCAAGCAACGTGATTCTGTTCTTCAATACTATCGTACCGGTATCGTTCGTGTTTGGAACAAGGCGAAGACCAATGCTTTTTACCGCGGCATTCCCTTCATCTGGTGCAGCAACAATCTCACCACTTCCTTTGCGATCCAGTGTTACTGGTACAGGCAGCTTACCAACGACCAGCAATTCCGTGAACTGGAGCAGGCCAATTTCGACTGGCTCTTCGGATGCAATCCCTGGGGCACTTCGATGGTGTACGGATTGCCGGCAAATGGCGATACGCCTGTTGATCCGCATGCCGCTTTCACCCATCTCATGAAAGCGCCGATCGATGGCGGCCTGGTAGATGGCCCGGTATATGGGAATATTTACAATAATCTTATCGGTATCAGATTGAATAACCCCGACACCTATGCGCCTTTTCAAAGCCAACTGGCTGTATACCACGATGACTACGGGGATTATTCCACCAATGAACCTACGATGGATGGAACGGCTTCACTCGTCTACCTGCTGGCAGCCTTTCAATGGGCAGCAGGAAAATGA
- a CDS encoding ROK family protein, producing the protein MSLLGIDLGGTKLATAVFSEEAELLGRESLPLEKRTGAAVGELLTTQVSKLVQEQLQKGDPVAAIGVCIPGISNRSEGTVWAPNIPGWEQYPLAAEIAAVAPGIPVSIDSDRTCYIMGEAWKGAAHGCTDAIFIGVGTGIGAGILADGHFLRGRNDTAGAIGWMAMERPWLPKYRQCGHFETLASGDGIAKVTRDMLETDPSYNGALQTNSDAAAVFAAWEQGDTLAKKIISQCVEWWGMAVANLVSIFNPEKIIMGGGVFGPAIPLIPSIYEEAAKWAQPLSIQKVQIVPSQLGPAAGCWGAGLLALQAKAAR; encoded by the coding sequence ATGTCGTTATTAGGGATCGATCTGGGAGGTACAAAACTGGCAACAGCTGTTTTCTCTGAAGAAGCTGAATTGCTGGGCAGGGAAAGTCTTCCCCTTGAGAAGCGTACCGGCGCTGCTGTTGGTGAATTGCTGACAACACAGGTCTCGAAACTGGTGCAGGAGCAATTGCAGAAGGGAGACCCAGTGGCGGCCATCGGCGTTTGCATACCAGGGATCAGTAACCGAAGTGAAGGAACTGTTTGGGCGCCGAATATTCCCGGCTGGGAGCAGTATCCTCTGGCAGCAGAAATTGCTGCAGTAGCTCCCGGTATCCCGGTTTCCATCGATAGCGACAGAACCTGTTATATCATGGGCGAAGCCTGGAAGGGCGCCGCGCATGGCTGTACCGATGCGATCTTCATTGGCGTGGGTACCGGCATTGGCGCGGGCATACTGGCTGATGGACATTTTCTCAGGGGACGTAACGATACTGCCGGTGCCATCGGATGGATGGCAATGGAAAGACCCTGGCTTCCCAAATACAGGCAGTGCGGGCATTTTGAGACCCTTGCTTCCGGCGACGGTATTGCCAAAGTAACCCGTGATATGCTGGAAACGGACCCTTCCTATAACGGAGCACTACAAACGAATTCAGATGCCGCGGCCGTCTTTGCTGCCTGGGAGCAGGGAGACACGCTGGCAAAAAAGATCATATCGCAATGTGTGGAATGGTGGGGAATGGCTGTGGCCAATCTCGTGAGCATATTCAATCCTGAAAAGATCATCATGGGTGGCGGCGTATTCGGACCGGCCATTCCATTGATCCCTTCTATTTATGAAGAGGCCGCCAAATGGGCGCAGCCGCTGAGTATACAGAAGGTGCAGATAGTGCCTTCGCAACTCGGGCCTGCGGCCGGTTGCTGGGGAGCAGGATTGCTGGCGCTTCAGGCGAAAGCTGCCCGATAA
- a CDS encoding MFS transporter yields the protein MYKKNLVFLAACLGMLLFGISLITLGSVAGFLKQKFQLDGIAAGTIFSLLPVGILTGSLVFGPVCDRYGYKWLLVLACIGMFAGFEGIAYAGSLSWLKLSVLVFGVGSGIVNGATNAVVADISTRNKGADLSLLGVFFGIGALGMPLLLGLLAGRFAADQVVAGVGIFTALIAGVYIFVRFPGAKPKEPGQSAAWKQLLDGTLMLIAFFLFFQSSIEAIINNWATTYLVEKGGMDETAALFALTLHVAGMVLMRLLNGSILSNVSPKTSIYTCLLLLATGVLLMQYGHYKPLMIAGLVLSGAGVAAGFPVMLGMVGERFPKQSGTAFSFVFAFALVGNMLLNYLMGVVVHDHGIAHLTTVSYLVIACMMIISLILFRNNQSTINK from the coding sequence ATGTATAAAAAGAACCTTGTTTTCCTGGCCGCCTGTCTGGGCATGCTGCTCTTTGGCATTAGTCTGATCACACTTGGCTCTGTGGCCGGCTTTCTCAAACAGAAATTCCAACTGGATGGGATTGCGGCCGGAACTATTTTTTCGCTGTTGCCCGTGGGCATCCTGACCGGCTCACTGGTATTCGGGCCGGTTTGCGACCGCTATGGTTACAAATGGTTGCTGGTTCTGGCCTGTATAGGAATGTTCGCCGGGTTTGAAGGGATCGCATATGCGGGCTCGTTATCCTGGCTCAAACTCAGCGTGCTTGTGTTTGGTGTAGGTTCCGGTATCGTGAATGGCGCTACCAACGCAGTAGTGGCCGATATCAGCACCAGGAACAAGGGCGCAGACCTCAGCCTGCTGGGTGTTTTTTTCGGCATTGGCGCGCTGGGAATGCCGTTGCTCCTGGGTTTATTGGCAGGCCGCTTTGCTGCCGACCAGGTAGTGGCCGGCGTAGGCATATTCACAGCGCTTATTGCCGGGGTTTATATTTTCGTCAGGTTTCCCGGCGCCAAACCGAAAGAACCCGGGCAGTCCGCCGCCTGGAAACAATTGCTGGACGGCACTTTGATGCTGATTGCATTTTTCCTGTTCTTCCAGAGCAGTATCGAAGCCATCATCAACAACTGGGCCACCACTTACCTGGTTGAAAAGGGCGGGATGGATGAAACGGCCGCGCTCTTTGCACTCACCCTGCATGTGGCGGGAATGGTGCTGATGCGGCTGCTGAACGGAAGTATTCTGAGCAATGTATCGCCAAAGACCAGCATCTATACCTGCCTGTTATTACTGGCAACAGGTGTGCTGCTGATGCAATACGGGCACTATAAGCCCCTGATGATTGCAGGGCTTGTTCTTTCAGGAGCAGGAGTGGCAGCGGGTTTTCCCGTGATGCTGGGCATGGTGGGAGAGCGCTTCCCAAAACAAAGTGGTACCGCATTCAGCTTCGTATTCGCTTTTGCGTTAGTGGGCAATATGCTGCTCAATTACCTGATGGGTGTGGTGGTGCATGATCATGGTATCGCTCATCTTACCACCGTATCATACCTGGTGATCGCCTGTATGATGATCATCAGCCTGATACTGTTTCGCAACAATCAATCTACTATCAATAAATAA
- a CDS encoding sugar isomerase domain-containing protein, whose amino-acid sequence MLAKQWLSNARDVMTRIEETQMDNIRKAAEVMAASIGCGRWVHTFGCGHATIPIEEMYPRIGGFVGFHPMVELPLTFFTRITGEMGVHQFVFLERVEGYGVEIMKGYTFDSRDTMWLFSHSGINNVNIDVAIEARKKGMKVIAFGSAAEAEGKQTRHSSGKTIFELADIVVDTCAPIGDASVAIKNHQDKLGPVSTMAFITCVWMTVITVAEILVEKGVKLHIHPSHNVPGDTTARERLEDALAEYKRRIAGV is encoded by the coding sequence ATGTTAGCAAAACAATGGCTTTCGAATGCAAGGGATGTAATGACCCGGATCGAAGAAACACAGATGGATAATATCAGGAAAGCCGCCGAAGTGATGGCTGCCAGTATCGGGTGTGGAAGATGGGTACATACTTTCGGTTGCGGCCATGCCACTATTCCCATCGAAGAAATGTATCCGCGTATCGGAGGATTTGTAGGGTTCCATCCCATGGTGGAGCTGCCACTGACCTTCTTTACCCGTATCACCGGCGAAATGGGCGTTCACCAGTTCGTTTTCCTGGAAAGAGTGGAAGGATATGGCGTTGAGATCATGAAAGGTTATACCTTCGACTCCCGCGATACGATGTGGCTCTTCTCGCATTCCGGAATCAATAACGTGAATATCGATGTGGCCATCGAAGCCAGAAAAAAAGGAATGAAAGTGATCGCTTTTGGTTCCGCTGCTGAAGCTGAAGGGAAGCAGACACGTCACTCCAGTGGCAAGACCATTTTCGAGCTGGCCGATATTGTGGTGGATACCTGTGCGCCGATCGGAGATGCTTCCGTGGCCATCAAGAACCACCAGGATAAGCTGGGACCTGTGTCTACAATGGCTTTCATCACCTGTGTGTGGATGACCGTTATCACTGTGGCTGAGATCCTGGTTGAGAAAGGCGTGAAGCTGCATATTCATCCGTCTCACAATGTGCCAGGGGATACCACGGCGCGTGAGAGGCTGGAAGATGCACTGGCAGAATACAAGAGACGCATCGCTGGCGTTTAA
- the nagA gene encoding N-acetylglucosamine-6-phosphate deacetylase, producing the protein MITAINNATIYTGEQVLQGQSLLIGNGRILDVVSNDAVPADATVTDASGHLLNAGFIDLQIYGAGGYLFSNAPSPAALQAVTNAIVRSGTTTYMLTFATNEMDIYLKSFEIVQQHPHPALAGIHLEGPYFNPVKRGAHIAHLIRNPTVQEINSLLSAAGGTLKMMTLAPEVTNDEVLRLLNDHGVIISAGHSNATFSKAMHGFANGIRTVTHLFNAMSPLHHRDTGLPGAAFLSDHAYASIIPDGVHVDWQAFRVAKQMMGRRLFFITDAVQEVLQGPYMHVRKSDRYTLPDGTLSGSCITMVEGVRNAVKFGSVSLEEALRMASLYPAEVMGATDIGRIQKGARANLVMLNEELELKKVWLEGREIA; encoded by the coding sequence ATGATCACAGCAATCAACAATGCAACTATCTATACCGGTGAGCAGGTTTTGCAGGGGCAGAGCCTGCTCATCGGTAATGGGCGTATACTCGATGTCGTTAGTAATGATGCAGTTCCTGCAGATGCCACTGTTACAGATGCTTCCGGTCACCTGCTCAACGCCGGTTTTATCGACCTGCAGATCTATGGCGCCGGAGGTTATCTTTTCAGCAATGCGCCTTCCCCGGCTGCATTGCAGGCCGTGACCAATGCCATCGTTCGCAGCGGCACTACAACATATATGCTCACCTTCGCCACCAATGAGATGGATATCTATCTCAAAAGTTTTGAGATCGTTCAGCAACATCCTCATCCGGCACTGGCAGGCATTCACCTGGAAGGCCCGTATTTCAATCCGGTGAAAAGGGGTGCGCATATTGCGCATCTTATCCGTAATCCCACGGTACAGGAAATAAACTCATTGCTTTCCGCTGCCGGCGGCACACTCAAAATGATGACGCTGGCCCCGGAAGTGACCAATGATGAAGTACTTCGTTTATTGAACGATCATGGTGTGATCATTTCCGCTGGTCATAGTAATGCCACTTTTTCCAAAGCGATGCACGGCTTTGCCAACGGCATCCGTACCGTTACCCATCTATTCAATGCCATGAGCCCGCTGCATCACCGCGATACCGGACTTCCCGGAGCGGCTTTCCTTTCTGATCACGCTTATGCCAGCATCATTCCTGATGGCGTGCATGTGGACTGGCAGGCGTTCAGGGTCGCGAAGCAAATGATGGGACGTAGATTGTTCTTCATTACCGATGCTGTTCAGGAAGTATTGCAGGGCCCTTATATGCATGTGCGCAAATCAGACCGTTATACTTTGCCTGATGGAACTTTGTCCGGTTCCTGTATTACCATGGTGGAGGGCGTACGCAATGCCGTGAAATTTGGTTCCGTGTCGCTGGAAGAAGCATTGCGGATGGCCAGCCTGTATCCTGCAGAAGTGATGGGTGCTACCGATATCGGCAGGATCCAAAAAGGCGCCAGGGCAAACCTGGTAATGTTGAATGAAGAACTGGAATTGAAAAAGGTCTGGCTGGAAGGACGGGAAATTGCCTGA
- a CDS encoding RNA polymerase sigma factor → MSPFLSYNDQELLAQMTQNNHKAFEELWNRYWELAFNVAYKRLKDEDQCQDLVQDLFIDLWDRRAKLFIDNFPAYLNSAIRYKVYKVLSRKNTDAPYYEAFDELVATAMGADNAVVEKELQDLATAWLNTLPAKRKEIFLLYFRENLSTKEIADRLNISQKTVQNQIGTSSKELRKKLLTAISIMPGI, encoded by the coding sequence TTGTCTCCTTTCTTATCATACAACGATCAGGAGCTGCTCGCCCAGATGACCCAGAACAATCACAAAGCTTTTGAAGAACTTTGGAACCGTTATTGGGAATTGGCATTTAATGTGGCATATAAACGTCTCAAAGATGAAGATCAATGTCAGGATTTGGTGCAGGACCTGTTCATAGATCTCTGGGACCGCAGGGCCAAACTCTTCATCGATAATTTTCCCGCCTACCTCAACAGCGCCATCCGCTATAAAGTATACAAGGTATTATCCAGAAAAAATACAGATGCTCCTTATTACGAGGCATTCGATGAACTGGTGGCAACGGCCATGGGCGCAGACAATGCTGTAGTGGAAAAGGAATTGCAGGACCTGGCGACAGCCTGGCTCAACACCCTTCCTGCCAAAAGAAAAGAGATCTTCCTGTTATACTTCCGGGAGAATCTGTCTACAAAGGAAATTGCAGACCGGCTCAATATCTCACAAAAAACAGTACAGAACCAGATCGGTACTTCCTCCAAAGAGCTTAGAAAGAAGTTGTTGACAGCCATTTCAATCATGCCGGGGATCTGA
- a CDS encoding FecR family protein, translating to MRPVDQLRNDLNRMIRRFLNGKATEAEKHFLDAYEAYADKQPDITDSYSADKKEQLSAQMLEVVRRKTAATIPFARLRSTRWIAAASILVVLATGIILYQTNKTNSPRVAVNPVPEDRPPASSSAQLTLADGSRVNLDSNGLAVLPNQGNVNLSYKNGQLEYRGSSNANLYNTISTPRGATYEVTLADGTKVWLNAASALRYPVAFAGNERSVTLSGEAYFEVARNQVPFKVIANGKSEVEVLGTHFNVNAYPDESVVATTLLEGKVRVAVLVNDQPEKQSTLLLSPGQQAVTTAGKNQLKKEADLNSVMAWKSGKFYFENEKLETIMKEFSRWYDVEVVYQGNDELKNRRFFMIVDRKLPLREVLKSLENSGVQFQIENKKLIIR from the coding sequence GTGAGACCAGTTGACCAACTCAGAAACGATCTAAATAGAATGATCCGCCGCTTCCTTAATGGCAAAGCCACGGAAGCGGAAAAACATTTTTTAGATGCTTACGAAGCTTATGCAGATAAGCAGCCCGATATTACCGATTCCTATTCTGCCGATAAAAAAGAACAGCTCAGCGCGCAAATGCTGGAAGTGGTACGAAGGAAAACGGCTGCCACTATTCCTTTTGCGCGTTTGCGGAGCACAAGATGGATCGCCGCTGCCTCCATACTGGTGGTCCTGGCGACAGGGATAATCCTGTATCAAACCAATAAAACAAACTCTCCCCGGGTAGCAGTGAATCCTGTTCCGGAAGATCGTCCGCCTGCTTCCAGCTCGGCACAATTGACACTGGCAGACGGTTCCCGTGTTAACCTGGACAGTAATGGCCTTGCCGTATTGCCCAACCAGGGTAATGTAAATCTTTCCTATAAAAATGGACAACTGGAATACAGGGGCAGCAGCAATGCCAATCTGTACAATACTATTTCAACGCCCAGGGGCGCCACTTACGAAGTTACCCTGGCCGATGGCACCAAAGTGTGGCTGAACGCAGCTTCTGCTTTGAGATATCCTGTTGCCTTTGCCGGAAATGAGCGCAGTGTAACACTTTCCGGTGAAGCCTATTTTGAAGTGGCCAGGAACCAGGTGCCTTTCAAAGTGATCGCAAATGGAAAAAGCGAAGTGGAGGTGCTGGGCACGCATTTCAATGTAAACGCCTATCCTGATGAAAGCGTTGTTGCCACCACCTTGCTGGAAGGCAAAGTGAGAGTGGCTGTTCTGGTGAACGATCAACCCGAAAAACAAAGTACACTGTTGCTGTCTCCGGGACAGCAGGCTGTTACCACGGCAGGCAAGAACCAGTTGAAGAAGGAGGCAGACCTGAACAGCGTAATGGCATGGAAAAGCGGAAAGTTCTATTTCGAAAATGAAAAACTGGAAACCATCATGAAAGAGTTCTCAAGATGGTATGATGTGGAAGTGGTGTATCAGGGTAATGATGAACTGAAAAACCGCAGGTTCTTTATGATCGTGGACCGCAAGCTTCCGCTCCGCGAAGTATTGAAATCCCTGGAGAACAGTGGCGTTCAATTCCAGATCGAAAACAAAAAACTGATCATCCGATGA